In the Purpureocillium takamizusanense chromosome 5, complete sequence genome, one interval contains:
- a CDS encoding uncharacterized protein (EggNog:ENOG503PX56), with protein MARQDSLHWTADPRFSYLRNPPLWHRRRTNFCLRAPKSKMDKRSANERHSQWQWQGSDQARDGFAPMLAESVCLPWAVYSRTWSRLRAALAGYDALSARHKKKSCTFDCTTCVVCCPFYGCFFARLQTTVRTFYGIKGTDAHDWLDGCCCPCCTLMRNEQEILLREKHHKRLRAIHDPDGSVTSQYQSYLPMSYTCSKSATGSPKVAPMRPESPRPADKQPAGKSLQQATEKQTSAVPLVQYLQKQ; from the exons ATGGCTCGCCAGGACTCCCTCCACTGGACTGCGGATCCCCGGTTCTCCTACTTGAGGAACCCTCCCCTctggcatcgccgccgaaccAACTTCTGCCTGAGGGCCCCCAAGTCCAAGATGGATAAGCGCTCCGCAAACGAACGTCACAGCCAGTGGCAGTGGCAAGGCTCCGATCAGGCCCGTGATGGCTTCGCCCCCATGCTTGCCGAGTCCGTGTGCCTGCCGTGGGCAGTGTACTCGCGTACTTGGTCCCGTCTGCGAGCCGCCCTAGCGGGATACGATGCCCTGAGCGCCAGgcacaagaagaagagctgcACCTTCGACTGCACCACGTGTGTTGTCTGCTGCCCAT TCTATGGCTGCTTCTTTGCCCGCCTTCAAACTACGGTCCGCACCTTTTACGGCATCAAGGGGACGGACGCACACGACTGGCTTGATGGCTGTTGCTGCCCCTGCTGCACCCTCATGAGGAACGAGCAGGAGATTCTTCTCCGGGAGAAGCATCACAAGCGACTACGGGCCATACATGACCCTGACGGCTCTGTCACCAGCCAGTATCAGTCCTACCTGCCCATGAGTTACACGTGTTCCAAGTCTGCCACGGGCTCTCCAAAGGTGGCCCCCATGCGCCCCGAGAGCCCCCGGCCAGCCGACAAGCAGCCCGCAGGCAAGTCTCTGCAGCAAGCCACCGAGAAGCAGACCTCGGCTGTTCCCCTTGTTCAGTACCTACAGAAGCAATAG
- a CDS encoding uncharacterized protein (TransMembrane:1 (i130-151o)~EggNog:ENOG503P6EW), which yields MTTSINMATLDEKTAPQAGLHIDTTARAMPEKTAAMSSAKTACPTALDKTPSYSGQTTPRSENINPFDTDVEAMVTNSSSDKCLRSSVVLTRKNDCQVWPGQDQWKQRAKAAKKQRGCKCMARLSRRNRIAVKVLVVLLVVGAAVAIGFGVSKPLGAPIWGDKGKQN from the coding sequence atgacgacgtcgatcAACATGGCGACGCTCGACGAAAAGACGGCGCCCCAGGCCGGCCTCCATATTGACACGACGGCTAGGGCCATGCCAGAAAAGACGGCAGCCATGTCGAGCGCGAAGACGGCATGCCCGACAGCCCTAGACAAGACGCCGTCGTACAGTGgccagacgacgccgcggtcgGAAAACATCAACCCTTTCGACAcggacgtcgaggccatggtgaccaactcgtcgtcggacaAGTGCCTGCGGTCCAGCGTGGTGCTGACGAGGAAGAACGACTGCCAGGTGTGGCCCGGTCAGGACCAGTGGAAGCagcgggccaaggcggccaagaagcagcGCGGCTGCAAGTGCATGGCCCGCCTcagccgccgcaaccgcatcgccgtcaaggTCCTGGTggtgctcctcgtcgtgggcgcTGCTGTGGCTATTGGCTTTGGCGTCAGCAAGCCGCTGGGCGCACCGATCTGgggcgacaagggcaagcagAACtag
- the TEM1 gene encoding Ras GTPase tem1 (COG:U~EggNog:ENOG503NYD0~BUSCO:EOG092644X6), whose protein sequence is MDADQQLPPPQLEQQQQQQQYQQQPPPPLPADHDQLPPPTPSQDGPDDTLGGLDGSPHPQTGGFPFHHQSQSLDQGLPSSPRQHDDDPASRYTPPVSNATSHSRPASRMSNPSNASNSNPPPPQSHAGDPRQGSNEPPNGRNHVVIKVGMVGDAQIGKTSLMVKYVEGSWDEDYIQTLGVNFMEKTISIRNTEITFSIWDLGGQREFVNMLPLVCNDAVAILFMFDLTRKSTLNSIKEWYRQGRGFNKTAIPILVGTKYDHFVNFPLQDQEEISNQARRFAKAMRASLIFSSTSHSINVQKIFKIVLSKAFDLKCTIPEIENVGEPLLLYQSV, encoded by the exons atggacgcaGATCAAcagcttccgccgccgcagctcgagcaacagcagcagcagcagcagtatcagcagcagccgccgccaccgctgcccgccgaccaTGACCAGCTCCCACCGCCCACCCCGTCACAAGACGGCCCCGACGacaccctcggcggcctcgacggctcgCCGCATCCGCAGACGGGCGGCTTCCCCTTCCACCACCAGAGTCAGTCCCTCGACCAGGGcctgcccagcagcccgcggcaacacgacgacgaccccgccTCGAGATacacgccgcccgtctccaaCGCCACCTCGCATTCGCGGCCCGCCAGCCGCATGTCGAACCCGTCCAACGCGTCCAATtcgaacccgccgccgccccaatCCCATGCCGGTGACCCCCGGCAGGGCTCCAACGAACCCCCCAACGGCCGCAACCACGTCGTCATCAAGGTCGGcatggtcggcgacgcccagaTTGGCAAGACGTCGCTCATGGTCAAGTACGTCGAGGGCAGCTGGGACGAGGACTACATCCAGACGCTAGGCGTCAACTTTATGGAAAAGACCATTTCCATCCGCAACACAGAAATCACCTTTTCCATATGGGACcttggcggccagcgcgagtTTGTCAACATGCTGCCCCTCGTCTgcaacgacgccgtcgccatcctcttcATGTTCGACCTGACGCGCAAGAGCACCCTCAACAGCATCAAGGAGTGGTACCGCCAGGGGCGCGGCTTTAATAAGACGGCCATTCCCATTCTCGTCGGCACAAAGTATGACCACTTTGTCAACTTTCCGCTGCAGGACCAGGAGGAGATTTCGAACCAG GCGAGGCGCTTCGCCAAGGCCATGCGCGCGTCGCTCATTTTCTCGAGCACGAGCCACAGCATCAACGTGCAAAAG ATCTTCAAGATTGTGCTGTCCAAGGCATTCGACCTCAAGTGCACGATTCCCGAGATCGAAAACGTCGGCGAGCCGCTTTTGCTGTATCAGTCCGTCTGA